A single genomic interval of Daucus carota subsp. sativus chromosome 1, DH1 v3.0, whole genome shotgun sequence harbors:
- the LOC108198241 gene encoding putative germin-like protein 2-1 produces the protein MAKLIVLVGLLALSFCVAMAADHSPLQDFCVAQPNSQVLLNGLACKNPSTVQASDFSFSGLHISGNTSNAVGSRVTPVAATQIPGLNTLGISLVRIDYAPWGLNPPHTHPRATEILTVMEGSLEVGFVTSNPDNRLISKILNKGDVFVFPIGLIHYQRNIGKDNAMAIAGLSSQNPGVITIANAVFGSKPAISSDILVKAFQVDKRVVSTIQSKF, from the exons ATGGCAAAATTGATTGTCTTGGTAGGGCTTCTTGCTCTTTCGTTCTGCGTTGCCATGGCAGCTGACCACAGTCCACTGCAAGATTTTTGCGTCGCTCAACCAAACAGCCAAG TGCTTTTAAATGGATTAGCATGCAAGAATCCGAGCACGGTTCAAGCCAGCGACTTTTCTTTCAGCGGACTTCATATATCAGGCAACACAAGCAATGCAGTTGGCTCGAGAGTAACTCCTGTGGCCGCAACTCAAATTCCAGGACTAAATACACTAGGTATCTCCCTTGTCCGCATTGATTATGCTCCATGGGGCCTCAATCCTCCTCACACACATCCTCGTGCCACTGAAATCTTGACCGTCATGGAAGGCAGCCTTGAAGTTGGATTCGTCACCTCAAATCCTGACAACCGATTAATCTCAAAGATTCTGAACAAGGGTGATGTGTTTGTCTTCCCCATTGGTCTCATTCATTACCAAAGAAACATAGGAAAGGACAATGCCATGGCTATTGCAGGTCTTAGCAGCCAAAATCCAGGAGTCATTACCATTGCAAACGCGGTGTTTGGTTCCAAGCCAGCTATATCAAGTGATATACTTGTCAAGGCCTTCCAGGTGGACAAGAGGGTCGTCTCCACGATTCAGTCCAAGTTCTAG